The nucleotide sequence CACCATTCAAAACGACTGAATTCGTCAGAAATATTTCGCTAGATGAAAGCATGCCAGTGACAGTGAAAGCATGAGACGTTGCAGGGCCTTCTGCCGTCCCTAAACCCTGGCGTAGCGCTAGTCAGTTCCTTCAATCCTCGAGAATCGAGACGGAAGCGACTGTGATCGACTTGGCCCGCAATCGCCCCCTCGATACCGCGTTAGGGCAACTCGGAGTTGATTCATTTCTGTTTAACCGCAATCACTGAGATTTCGATACGCGCATTGTTGACCAGGGCCGCCGCCTGAATCGTTGCGCGTGCCGGTTTGGGATCGGGCATGATTTCTTTGTAGACCTTGTTCATGTCTCCAAATTCTTTGATGTCTGCCAGATAGACAGTCACAGACACGATGTCGGCCATCTCGTAGCCAGCGGCCTTCACGACTTTCTGAATGTTTTCCAGCGTCGCCTTGGTCTCGGCGGCGATCCCGCCGGGTGCGAGTTTGC is from Acidobacteriota bacterium and encodes:
- a CDS encoding RidA family protein, whose translation is MKTRCRLFPTALFVCALLGMGLSASSNCFAEKHKAINLSGGKGLPFSDGVIAGKTLYVAGQEGADEQGKLAPGGIAAETKATLENIQKVVKAAGYEMADIVSVTVYLADIKEFGDMNKVYKEIMPDPKPARATIQAAALVNNARIEISVIAVKQK